In Penaeus monodon isolate SGIC_2016 chromosome 7, NSTDA_Pmon_1, whole genome shotgun sequence, the genomic stretch TGTGGGTTGGTCATCTCACCTGCCTTGGGTCCTCACTAATGCTCAGGTGTTGGGTCCTCACTCCTCAGGTAAAGGCGGGTACGTTCACAGAGGAGCTGGcacaggaggtggaggaggaggaggaggtggtggaggtggaggaggaagcgagCAAACAGGTGGTGGTCAGATGCGCGGTGCAGGgcccggaggaggaggcggaggaggaggaggggaaggaggaggaggtggagggggaggtggtggaagcCTCATTGGTGGAGCAGACATACttataaaagaagaagtagagacGTGCTTTAACATGGACACCTTGCAGACCACCACCAGAttgggtgaaggtggtggtgctTCCAGTATGTCCGACAAGAACTTTACTCCCGTAGACAGTACGACGTACCTGCCTCCCGGAcccacctctccacccctcagtcaacctcagcagcagcaacagccacATCAGCAgctacagcaacaacagcaacaacatctacaacagcagcaacaacaacagcagccaaCTGTAGTCGGTGCAACAGTGTTACCAGAAGAAGAAAGCGTGTCTCCCCGTAAGCTTCCGATAATTGCATGCACACAATATTTGCATGGTTATCTGCTGCATGCCTGCATGATTGCATAAGCTTAAAGCAAAATTTTAACTGACTAGAGAGCTAACAACTAAggacttttattatttaaattgatAAAGTACTGTATTTATCTGTTATAAAGTTTCGAAGGCTACCCACACAAAAACGTTGGAGCGGTAAGTCGAGACCTTCTGGACGCGAGTTGGAGCCTTTGCTTTGTTTATCTGCTGCGTTAGACTAGGTTTGCTCACTGATGAATGAGTTCCAGGAAACAGGACCTCTACGTTCTTAAATATGCAGTTGgatgcaatatgtatgtataataaggtGAAGAGTAATGTTAGGAACAAAACAATGTTTTAACAAACGTATGGATCTAGTCTCCATAGCAGTAAGAATGATATGTGCTAGTTATGATTTGAACTTTTCTTTTAGATAATTACGTGTGTATCTTACCAGTACACAGTCATCTTGACATCAAATAGTATAATATTCCAAATATTGCACTGCAGTCTGGTTAATAAATTTTctgtgaaattatataatatgatccAGCATAAGATGATAACTACTCTATAGAAAATGTCATATGAAACATATACACCAGTCCATTTCTATAGAATTAATTATATCTCTGAATGTCTTCTTATAGCAGTGCtgcaatttacacacacacagacacacacacacacacacacacacacacacacacacacacacacacacacacacacacacacacacacacacacacacacacacacacacacacacacacacacacacacacacacacacacacattctctctctctctctctctctctctctctctcctctctctctctctctctctctctctctctctctctctctctctcctctctcggtctcttctctccctctcctctctccctctctctcctctctcctctctctcctttctcctctctcctctctcatctctcctctttcctctctctctctctctctttctctttctctctttctctctctttctctttctctctctctctctctctctctctctcctccctccctccctccctccctccctccctccctcctccctccctcctccctccctccctccctccctccctccctccctccttcccttcctcctcttttcattgctatcgttatttaattttgttttgagtTTCAAAGCAGCGATAAAGTAGCATTGGGTCATAAAGGCTGTCGAAATCAATCAGTAAAGATTTCATACATATCACAGTAAAATTTTCGAAGTCTCTGTTGATTTTCAAAAATGAacaggtttttatttatttatttctttgttagaCCGTGGATTTTCCTGCCCAACTGTATATTAAGAGATGACTGAAAGGTTTCGTGGAATTCATTTACAGTAACAAACAGGAGCAGCCGACCACGGTTCAAAGCTACTTTAGTTTTGAAGAAGGGAAACCCTATTAGAGCATGGGATgttttacacttttttatatgccctgttctctctctctctctctctctcgctctctctctctctctctctctctctctgtctctctctctctctctgtctctctctctctctctttgtctctctctctctctttgtctctctctctctctttgtctctctctctctctttgtctctctctctctctttgtctcctctctctctgtctctctctctctctgctctctctttctcactcttcgctctcgtctcttctcgtctctctctctctcttctctctctctctcgctctctctctcgctctctctctctctctctctctctctcctctctctctctccctctctctctctctctctctctctcacttctctctctctcttctctctctctctcctccctctctctctctctctctctctctctctctctcctctctctcttctcctcctctcttctcctccctctcatctctcatcatcccctccctccatccctcctctccttctctctctctctctctctctcagtcccttctctgctcttctcatctctctctctctctctcctctctctcacgtcatcttctccatctctcttcctctctcttctccgttcctcacttctccattctctctcttcctctcctctcttccttccttctctccttcctactttctctactcttctctctcttctctctctctcttctgtctctgtctctcttctctctcttgctcctctctctctcctctctctcatctctctctcatcctttctcacaccctcatccctcctcttctctctcgccattTACCACCTCTAccactccctcacctcccccttcccccccccccccccccgcctccccaccctcaccctccctccaccaccccaaCTCACCGCCCGACCAtcccactctcacactcacattcacaccaCCTTCACACTCATCAACTacaccacgacacacactaccaccacctcacactcacactcacacacacacacacacgtcactcacccacaaccaaccacaccaccatcacccacacgcacacacacacacacacacacacacacacacacacacacacacacacacaccatccttgTACAATATCATTCTGAAAATAGGGCTTTGCTCAGTGAAATGTTTTATCTTTTGCTGTTTCTGCTCTTTTTGCAGCATAAAGTATGTGAAGAAGTTATGCCATAACCGTAAATAGCCAAGTCAGTCTAATTCGGGCCTAAATGTATGTAACCAGACTGGAAGGTGTTGCAATGTACTAAACGTAACAGATGCTTTGCTTAATAGAACTGCTATGGATGTTAGATTtggatttactttattttcacatttatgCATCAGCTTGCCTCTTTACGTCTGcatattttagtttttctttgatATCCAGTTTACCATCATGATCTGTACTAATTGTCCAAGTCaaaatcttgttttatttatatactattggTGTAAGATGTTGCATTTGTACAATAACCATATTAATGAGTTGAATTACATCATTAATCTCCATGGTATACACAGATATGCTAATAAAGCTCTTGAAGCTATGAAAATCATATTTAATAATTCATAACGCACTGATATACCCCTTGGAGATATAGATCTGGCGTCTCTGAACAAATTCATCACTGTGACAAACTTGCCTTAGGAACGTGCCACTCCCTGCGCCACATCCTAGCGTGTCTTTTCTCCCTCAGATCCAGAGCAGTTAGCCGAGATCATCGCTCGCTGGGTCGCCGACGCGCACCTGCGGACGTGCCTCTACTCCACGGAGCACATCTTAGATGTCATGAGGAAACAGTCGCCAGACATCACTAATATCAACTACTACAAAAATATGGTAAATTGTGGTAGCATAAGGacaattttatcttatttgttgcTTAGGACAACAGAGGAGTTGAATTAGTTTGTAAACGTGACAAGCGAGATTgacattttccttattttgtagCTATATCAGGTGGTTGTAATCGCCGCTGAAAATTCAATTTTGATTGTCCATGATTctatctttcatttgtttttttttaggcacATGAAGAACTTTGGTATGACTGTGCTCAGAAATTGACATCAGTCATTCAGCAGATCATTGAATTTGCTAAAGCTGTTCCAGGTTTTAGAAAGTTTTCTCAAGATGATCAAATTGTTCTTCTCAAAGCAGGTAAGGAAATCTGAAATAAAGACTGAAACTGCGTGACATGGCAGAACAATGCATAAAAAATTCCCTCTGTTTTTGAAATGTAAGGACAGTTGAATACAAATGCAATAGTCAGCAACTGTATGTAACCAGCTGTATTTTACTTTACTCATCCTTTGTAACGTTTCACCTGCAATTGCATGTTGTACTTTCCAGGGAGTTTCGAGCTGGCAGTGCTTCGGATGACGCGGTACTACGATGTAAATCAGAACTGCGTGGTCTATGGTGACACACTACTGCCTATGGAGGCTTTCCTCACAACAGAGACAGTGGAAATGAAACTTGTTAACAACGTCTTTGAATTTGCCAAAACTATCGCTGAACTTAAGTTGACAGACACAGAGTTAGGCTTGTACTCTGCTCTTGTGCTCCTACAAGCAGGTAAGACATAAgggagtggtggtggtagtgcTGATGATGGCGCCCTGGATGGATGGGTTGGCATCAGTGTTGCCACCCAGTGTGCTGCTTTACCCCCAGTGTGACTGGGAAACCCTTATGAACGATGCTCCATCCCAACCCGCCGCCTCAGTCATTGTCCCAGACACACGGACGCGAGACTCCAAGATGTTAGGCTTTTCATGTGAATGAACTCTGTTCCAGCATTCTTCAGTGAGGGTTACTGGaacagaagagaaggaacagGGATTAACATGTTATTTTCTCACATGGTGGGAATGTTGCCTATATGACAGAGGACTAACTAGAAAAAAATCACGTAAGCAATGACTTGGGCGGCAGGGTGATGGCGGCAGTCCTGTGGTTACACCTCGGGTAAGGCTCATGCTTGGTGGTCTAGCTGAGGCCTGGTCTCTACTTCTCTTAACTACAACAAAGGCACCATTACTGTAAGTACAACTAACACGCCACTCTCTCTGAAACTCTCCAGGCTACCAGCTTGATAGCATCACATGTTCATCGTCGTAATCTCATTTATTAGACATTATCATGTGGCATTATTACATAGACAAAGATTTTTCTCAACACCCAATATCATTCTAAAGATAAATCCCCTTCACTGCTACTGTCTGGGTAAACATCTTCAAAAAGGGAACAGAAATTTGATTTTCTATGATCTAATATCCATCTTGCATGAAATGTTATTATCTTGGTTGTCCAGTCTGGGAAAGGTAGGCTTCTCATTATCACGAAGGGATCACCTGCGAACGGGCGGACGAGCCCCACTTCCACCCCTTTCATGGCATTACTGACTCACGACACACGAGCTGGAAGACCCCGAGGGAGTTTCTCAGAGAGTTGGGGTTCAGATACGATCTTGAGGTCCACTGTTGCTGCCGCTTGATGATGAAGCATTTTTGCTTTCTTTACATTATTTGTGTGTCCGTTTCTTGTAGACCAACTTTTTGTATTAATACATTTCTGTCATTCACAGAACCAACAGTTTGTTATAAAACTGTTGTAAACACTGAATGGAGTTATGACTTATACAAATTCTTGGTGTTAGAGCTTGTTCATCTGTCACATGCCTTTTGAAACATGActtctttgttgtctttgtttgctGTTTGATTTAACAGTTTGGCACGCAGGCATAAGCACCTCTGTTTGCCAGAAGGACTTTCCAAAAGCCTAACAGGAATTATTAGTTTGAGTGTTATGTAGTGCAATTGCATTCGACTCTCGCAACTCttttcttaacacacacacacacacacacacacacacacacacacacacacacacacacacacacacacacacacacacacacacacacacacacacacacacacacacacatatatatatacatacacatatatatatatatttttttcacctaTGTATGTATGACGTGCACGAGGAACATATAATAACCAATTTCCTTCGCTCTCGATGATATTAAAACAAGTACTGCAAGCGTGTGGGCGAGAACAAGGCTTGCAGTATGTAGGCTTTGCTTCACGCAGACTGAAACAAACAACCGaggaaagagaattaaaaagaataaaaactccCGCAAATACTGAGAAGGACCTTAACCTTGGTCACAGTAGCTTTTTGTGAGCAGATCTTTGTTTCCGACACCCACTCATGTTTATGGTCCACGCGAAGGAATTAAGCActtgtttgtcagtctgttttgATTACTGCGGTTCACTACTGCAAGCTAGATATAAATTCCGACTCAGACTTGGGTCCAGTTAAACGTTCCTTGTGTCCAATAGTCAGTAGACTCATGGAAAGAATTTTCTTATTGAAAGTAAAGGTTAGGCCTGGAACATCATCTCTCTCGAAGAGGAACTTGAGAGACAAGTGACCAGGACACAGTGACTAGTTGATTGTATTTGTTGTATGGTGTCTTTGATTTTTCTTCTACCTTCTGTTTTCTAAGACAGGCTTTGGCAGTATTCACTACTCACCTGATTAACTTAATTTGTGTGGTTAACTAACAGCATTTTGTATCCTACATATTCATTCCAGGCCATAACTGGGGCCAGATATAGCATTTGGAGCTTCATTGTTTTTAATTTCCGTAATCAGAATATTAGAGAGACATCCACTTAAAATACGTGATGGCCAAATGCTGTATCTGTTTTAGTTACCTAGAATGCTTAGGTCTGCACTGGGCTGCCTGTGAATCACGCCTACTTTTGTTAACCAATCTTTGATGTGACTGTCCTGTAGTAAGTGCTGCATAGAATCTCTAGTCTAAATGAGAGGATAGCTGAATCTGGTGTTGATGCGTGAAGTCGTTCCTAATGATATCATTTGGAGTGTACAAACAGCCACGGATATCACTGGGAATGCTTTAACTTTGTGTTTGCCAGATTCAATGAAAGTAACCAGTTCCTCTTGGAGTTTCTGTGTGTGAGGTTGATTTACATTTTTGAGGGGAAGATACACTCAGGCAGAAAGAGGTATGTAGCTGGGAAGGAAAAGCAAACTGATGATTTAAAAGATGTaccaaatttgatttttttttctctgccataTTTGGTTGATTTTGTGGCGTGGATTGATTTCACTTTGTTAGCCTGTGTGTATATCAACCTCTGAAAGTCCTGTTGAGGTAACTGGCTTGCATTTCCGTGAATATGATAAGCAAGTTAAAGGTGTTCAAGTTCAGAAAGATCTTTTTTGAATGACATCGTTTGAATAAGGTTAAAAGGAAAGCAACATGACTAGCAGGCCTACTGTGGCTGACAACAATGACTTCACAGATATTAGTTGACCAAAGAATGGCGAAGTGGATTTAAACACTCTCAGTTTTACCTCTGCTTACTGCTCACAACACTTCTTCGGGCCTTCTGTGTGCTCCTGTCTGGAGATTTATAAGCGAGCCAGTAGCCTACCAGGACTTCGAACCTGTGGAATTAGGCAGAGACGGTAATGTTTCTCacattttccactttttctcctTGAACAGATCGGCCCGGATTGCGCGGGACGGACGAGATTTCCAAGCTGAACGAGGCCGTCGGGCGGTCGCTCTGTCTGGAACTCGAGAAGACACACCGATACCCAGTCAAGGGGGACATCACGGTCTATGCCTTCTTGCTGGCTAAGATGCCAGCCCTCAGGTGAGCAAGGAACCGCACTCGTCCTTTTGAAATATGAAGGAGGTTTTCTCCAATACGAACTGCTTTCCGAGTATATTTCATCTAGGCAAATACTGGTATTCGAAGTTATGTATGAACAAAACGTTTTGCTGCTTCACtggaaaggaaatataaaatggGTGTTTTTGAAACAGGGAGCTGAGCATGCTACACCAGGAAGCACTGAGCAAGTTCAAGAGGAATGCACCACACCTTCAGTTCTCAGATCTCCACAAGGAGATCTTCAATGTAGATTCCTGAGGTGCCTATACCAGGTgagattatataaatgtaaacccAATTTCCCCAACGAGTGCTTTTAGATCATATCGTCTCGACTACGTTGCTATCAgaaaagtaatgattatgacacagaaaaaatatagatatatattttaaagactaaatataaatgaatgcaAATTATTAATGTCATAAAGGTTTTTGATGTAACTCGTGTTAATATGGTCCTGTTTTCATATCAATTTCCTTTGTTCCAGATATCCTGGTGAAGATTAATAGTGCAGAAGAGCGACCTTCTCTCCTGCTTCTGTTGCTCGATCACATTATTTTCTACAAGTGAATGAATCGTCTGTACATTACCTTCGTGAATTGTTTGTTAGTGTTACTTGTTAGCACAGAGGACTATGG encodes the following:
- the LOC119575214 gene encoding probable nuclear hormone receptor HR3 isoform X3, which codes for MELYAQTYNKASSVAAQIEIIPCKVCGDKSSGVHYGVITCEGCKGFFRRSQSSVVNYQCPRQKNCVVDRVNRNRCQYCRLQKCLNLGMSRDAVKFGRMSKKQREKVEDEVRYHRAQMRAVPGQETSPDSSMYEPPTPTSSDIYPPTYHYSPDLTSFTPTGYNYTPQTTTSTIPFEITPDYVVDSTTFGDVRQTSLDPLPDSGAMSPVVSSGKGGYVHRGAGTGGGGGGGGGGGGGGSEQTGGGQMRGAGPGGGGGGGGGEGGGGGGGGGGSLIGGADILIKEEVETCFNMDTLQTTTRLGEGGGASSMSDKNFTPVDSTTYLPPGPTSPPLSQPQQQQQPHQQLQQQQQQHLQQQQQQQQPTVVGATVLPEEESVSPHPEQLAEIIARWVADAHLRTCLYSTEHILDVMRKQSPDITNINYYKNMAHEELWYDCAQKLTSVIQQIIEFAKAVPGFRKFSQDDQIVLLKAGSFELAVLRMTRYYDVNQNCVVYGDTLLPMEAFLTTETVEMKLVNNVFEFAKTIAELKLTDTELGLYSALVLLQADRPGLRGTDEISKLNEAVGRSLCLELEKTHRYPVKGDITVYAFLLAKMPALRELSMLHQEALSKFKRNAPHLQFSDLHKEIFNVDS
- the LOC119575214 gene encoding probable nuclear hormone receptor HR3 isoform X2; translated protein: MDILSEIFGPGWEREVTGDAVDTTTPSSSTPTPTNRPPSATDKKSNSIKAQIEIIPCKVCGDKSSGVHYGVITCEGCKGFFRRSQSSVVNYQCPRQKNCVVDRVNRNRCQYCRLQKCLNLGMSRDAVKFGRMSKKQREKVEDEVRYHRAQMRAVPGQETSPDSSMYEPPTPTSSDIYPPTYHYSPDLTSFTPTGYNYTPQTTTSTIPFEITPDYVVDSTTFGDVRQTSLDPLPDSGAMSPVVSSGKGGYVHRGAGTGGGGGGGGGGGGGGSEQTGGGQMRGAGPGGGGGGGGGEGGGGGGGGGGSLIGGADILIKEEVETCFNMDTLQTTTRLGEGGGASSMSDKNFTPVDSTTYLPPGPTSPPLSQPQQQQQPHQQLQQQQQQHLQQQQQQQQPTVVGATVLPEEESVSPHPEQLAEIIARWVADAHLRTCLYSTEHILDVMRKQSPDITNINYYKNMAHEELWYDCAQKLTSVIQQIIEFAKAVPGFRKFSQDDQIVLLKAGSFELAVLRMTRYYDVNQNCVVYGDTLLPMEAFLTTETVEMKLVNNVFEFAKTIAELKLTDTELGLYSALVLLQADRPGLRGTDEISKLNEAVGRSLCLELEKTHRYPVKGDITVYAFLLAKMPALRELSMLHQEALSKFKRNAPHLQFSDLHKEIFNVDS
- the LOC119575214 gene encoding probable nuclear hormone receptor HR3 isoform X1, with translation MDILSEIFGPGWEREVTGDAVDTTTPSSSTPTPTNRPPSATDKKSNSIKGKAQIEIIPCKVCGDKSSGVHYGVITCEGCKGFFRRSQSSVVNYQCPRQKNCVVDRVNRNRCQYCRLQKCLNLGMSRDAVKFGRMSKKQREKVEDEVRYHRAQMRAVPGQETSPDSSMYEPPTPTSSDIYPPTYHYSPDLTSFTPTGYNYTPQTTTSTIPFEITPDYVVDSTTFGDVRQTSLDPLPDSGAMSPVVSSGKGGYVHRGAGTGGGGGGGGGGGGGGSEQTGGGQMRGAGPGGGGGGGGGEGGGGGGGGGGSLIGGADILIKEEVETCFNMDTLQTTTRLGEGGGASSMSDKNFTPVDSTTYLPPGPTSPPLSQPQQQQQPHQQLQQQQQQHLQQQQQQQQPTVVGATVLPEEESVSPHPEQLAEIIARWVADAHLRTCLYSTEHILDVMRKQSPDITNINYYKNMAHEELWYDCAQKLTSVIQQIIEFAKAVPGFRKFSQDDQIVLLKAGSFELAVLRMTRYYDVNQNCVVYGDTLLPMEAFLTTETVEMKLVNNVFEFAKTIAELKLTDTELGLYSALVLLQADRPGLRGTDEISKLNEAVGRSLCLELEKTHRYPVKGDITVYAFLLAKMPALRELSMLHQEALSKFKRNAPHLQFSDLHKEIFNVDS
- the LOC119575214 gene encoding probable nuclear hormone receptor HR3 isoform X4, with amino-acid sequence MDILSEIFGPGWEREVTGDAVDTTTPSSSTPTPTNRPPSATDKKSNSIKGKAQIEIIPCKVCGDKSSGVHYGVITCEGCKGFFRRSQSSVVNYQCPRQKNCVVDRVNRNRCQYCRLQKCLNLGMSRDAVKFGRMSKKQREKVEDEVRYHRAQMRAVPGQETSPDSSMYEPPTPTSSDIYPPTYHYSPDLTSFTPTGYNYTPQTTTSTIPFEITPDYVVDSTTFGDVRQTSLDPLPDSGAMSPVVSSDSTTYLPPGPTSPPLSQPQQQQQPHQQLQQQQQQHLQQQQQQQQPTVVGATVLPEEESVSPHPEQLAEIIARWVADAHLRTCLYSTEHILDVMRKQSPDITNINYYKNMAHEELWYDCAQKLTSVIQQIIEFAKAVPGFRKFSQDDQIVLLKAGSFELAVLRMTRYYDVNQNCVVYGDTLLPMEAFLTTETVEMKLVNNVFEFAKTIAELKLTDTELGLYSALVLLQADRPGLRGTDEISKLNEAVGRSLCLELEKTHRYPVKGDITVYAFLLAKMPALRELSMLHQEALSKFKRNAPHLQFSDLHKEIFNVDS
- the LOC119575214 gene encoding probable nuclear hormone receptor HR3 isoform X5 codes for the protein MDILSEIFGPGWEREVTGDAVDTTTPSSSTPTPTNRPPSATDKKSNSIKGKAQIEIIPCKVCGDKSSGVHYGVITCEGCKGFFRRSQSSVVNYQCPRQKNCVVDRVNRNRCQYCRLQKCLNLGMSRDAVKFGRMSKKQREKVEDEVRYHRAQMRAVPGQETSPDSSMYEPPTPTSSDIYPPTYHYSPDLTSFTPTGYNYTPQTTTSTIPFEITPDYVVDSTTFGDVRQTSLDPLPDSGAMSPVVSSDPEQLAEIIARWVADAHLRTCLYSTEHILDVMRKQSPDITNINYYKNMAHEELWYDCAQKLTSVIQQIIEFAKAVPGFRKFSQDDQIVLLKAGSFELAVLRMTRYYDVNQNCVVYGDTLLPMEAFLTTETVEMKLVNNVFEFAKTIAELKLTDTELGLYSALVLLQADRPGLRGTDEISKLNEAVGRSLCLELEKTHRYPVKGDITVYAFLLAKMPALRELSMLHQEALSKFKRNAPHLQFSDLHKEIFNVDS